Proteins encoded by one window of Chryseobacterium sp. POL2:
- the wecB gene encoding non-hydrolyzing UDP-N-acetylglucosamine 2-epimerase produces the protein MKKLKVMTVVGTRPEIIRLSRVLMALDNSEAVEHIIVHTGQNYDYELNQIFFEDLGLRKPDYFLEAAGKTATETVGNILIKIDPLLEELQPDAFLVLGDTNSCLCAIPAKKRHIPIFHMEAGNRCFDQRVPEETNRKIVDHTSDINLTYSDIAREYLLREGLPADRIIKTGSPMFEVLNHYLPQIKASNVLEKLNLEKGKFFVVSSHREENINSEKNFRGLMTSLNAIAEKYQYPIIVSTHPRTQNMIDKMQIEMRPEIQFLKPLGFHDYNALQMHAYACLSDSGTISEESSILNFRALNIRQAHERPEAMEEASVMMVGLSPERIMQGLAQLQTQVIGERNTLVSNSQSPNFRPVADYSMPNVSEKVVRIIISYTDYIKRTVWSEEI, from the coding sequence ATGAAAAAATTAAAAGTAATGACGGTTGTGGGAACACGACCAGAAATCATAAGATTATCAAGAGTATTAATGGCTTTAGACAATTCTGAAGCTGTAGAACATATCATCGTCCACACAGGACAAAATTACGATTACGAACTCAATCAAATTTTCTTTGAAGATTTAGGACTTCGTAAACCAGATTATTTTTTAGAAGCAGCTGGAAAAACAGCAACAGAAACGGTAGGGAATATTTTAATTAAAATAGATCCCTTGTTGGAAGAATTGCAACCTGATGCTTTTTTGGTTTTAGGTGATACCAATTCTTGTTTGTGTGCAATTCCTGCGAAAAAAAGACATATTCCGATTTTCCACATGGAAGCAGGAAACCGGTGTTTCGACCAAAGAGTTCCCGAAGAAACCAACCGAAAAATTGTAGATCATACTTCGGATATCAATCTTACTTATTCCGATATTGCGCGCGAATATTTATTGAGAGAAGGACTTCCTGCGGACAGAATTATCAAAACAGGTTCGCCGATGTTTGAGGTTTTGAATCATTATCTACCGCAAATTAAAGCATCCAATGTTTTAGAAAAATTGAATTTAGAAAAAGGAAAATTCTTTGTCGTTTCTTCTCACCGTGAAGAAAATATCAATTCAGAGAAAAATTTCCGTGGATTAATGACTTCTCTGAATGCAATTGCCGAAAAATACCAATATCCAATCATCGTTTCTACGCATCCACGTACACAAAATATGATTGATAAGATGCAAATTGAAATGCGTCCAGAAATTCAGTTCCTAAAACCTCTTGGTTTCCATGATTATAATGCGCTTCAAATGCATGCGTATGCTTGTCTATCGGACTCAGGAACCATTTCAGAAGAATCTTCAATTCTAAATTTCAGAGCCTTAAATATTCGTCAAGCTCACGAAAGACCAGAAGCTATGGAAGAAGCATCAGTAATGATGGTGGGACTTTCTCCAGAACGAATTATGCAAGGTTTAGCGCAATTACAAACACAAGTCATTGGAGAAAGAAATACGCTAGTTTCTAATTCCCAGTCTCCAAACTTCCGTCCTGTAGCAGATTATTCAATGCCAAATGTTTCCGAAAAAGTGGTGAGAATTATTATTTCTTACACAGATTATATTAAAAGAACCGTTTGGTCGGAAGAAATATAA
- a CDS encoding NAD-dependent epimerase/dehydratase family protein — MMNNQLPTTNNQSPKKIGITGQKGFVGSHLYNTLGLFPEEFERVDFQKEYFENETQLDDFVSKCDVIVHLAAMNRHESEQFIYETNVALANKLVDSLKRTNSKAHVLISSSTQEERDNLYGKSKREGREAIVNWANENGGKATGLIIPNVFGAFGKPFYNSFIATFCHQLTHGETPTIANDGDVKLIYVQELVVKIMEEIRSEKSQPELVIEPTSTNKVSEVLALLNDYKTKYFDGGEIPVLNSKFEHNLFNTYRSYIDYKTHYPVKFTQHTDPRGAFVEVIRLGIGGQCSFSTTVPDITRGNHYHTRKIERFAVIKGKALIQLRKIDTDEVLDFYLDGTEPAYVDMPIWYTHNIKNIGIEDLYTIFWIDEPFNPEDADTYFLEV; from the coding sequence ATGATGAATAACCAGTTACCAACAACCAACAACCAATCACCAAAAAAGATTGGAATTACAGGACAAAAAGGCTTTGTAGGAAGTCATTTATATAATACTTTAGGACTGTTTCCAGAAGAATTTGAAAGGGTTGATTTCCAGAAAGAATATTTTGAAAATGAAACCCAATTGGATGATTTTGTCTCAAAATGTGACGTTATTGTGCATTTAGCAGCGATGAATCGTCATGAATCAGAACAATTTATCTATGAAACCAATGTCGCTTTAGCAAACAAATTGGTAGATTCTTTGAAAAGAACCAATTCGAAAGCTCATGTTTTGATATCGTCTTCTACACAAGAAGAAAGAGATAATCTCTACGGAAAATCGAAACGTGAAGGTCGCGAAGCGATTGTCAACTGGGCCAACGAAAATGGTGGAAAAGCAACGGGATTAATTATCCCAAATGTTTTTGGAGCTTTCGGAAAGCCTTTCTATAACTCATTTATCGCTACTTTCTGCCATCAGTTAACGCATGGCGAAACACCAACAATTGCTAATGATGGTGATGTAAAACTGATTTACGTTCAGGAATTGGTTGTTAAAATCATGGAAGAAATTCGTTCTGAGAAAAGTCAGCCCGAATTGGTTATAGAACCAACTTCAACCAACAAAGTTTCTGAAGTTTTAGCTTTATTAAACGATTATAAAACCAAGTATTTTGATGGTGGAGAAATTCCAGTTTTGAATTCAAAATTCGAACACAATTTATTCAATACCTACCGTTCATATATTGATTATAAGACGCATTATCCAGTAAAATTCACGCAACATACCGATCCTAGAGGCGCTTTTGTGGAAGTCATTCGATTAGGAATTGGCGGACAATGTTCATTTTCAACGACAGTTCCGGATATTACAAGAGGAAATCATTATCATACCCGAAAAATTGAGCGTTTTGCGGTGATTAAAGGAAAAGCTTTAATTCAGTTAAGGAAAATAGATACGGATGAAGTTTTAGATTTTTACTTAGACGGTACAGAACCTGCTTATGTGGATATGCCCATTTGGTACACCCACAACATCAAAAATATAGGAATAGAAGATTTGTACACGATTTTTTGGATCGATGAACCTTTTAATCCAGAGGATGCAGATACGTATTTCTTGGAAGTTTAA
- a CDS encoding glycosyl hydrolase family 28-related protein, protein MKNSIILILFFTFNLCLSQKVNITNYGAVGNGKTDDTQAFKKAINELKTKYSFQKKPSVLYIPSGTYLLSQSLILDKYISIEGEFINTTVLQTKSTNTPVIILEKNIDESIIYNSYNYIKNISVQGPNYQNSFVENKATTTTNNVGILINGLRTRIEDVQIEGFSNSGIEVNGSYYTFISRVFLKNNAIGLLITNTSTSVYLTQSELRFNSIGVMINNNSYSNFINNNMIESNVATYYKDDTSTNQSNINSRGRGIVLKNALTNFINNNYLENHFVNFTLDSASKNIITNNFYAIGNMTVLPDKNQIFMQMIGNSTENTLSNNAYLTTEPHLEANKIIIDNRDYSSNKIDVGKDNEKIKSLMKKSISNEKNRPIID, encoded by the coding sequence ATGAAAAATTCCATTATTTTAATACTATTCTTCACATTTAATTTATGCTTATCCCAAAAAGTTAACATTACGAATTATGGCGCAGTAGGAAATGGTAAAACCGATGATACCCAAGCATTTAAAAAAGCTATTAATGAACTGAAAACAAAATACAGCTTCCAAAAAAAGCCAAGCGTATTGTATATTCCCAGTGGAACCTACCTTTTATCTCAATCATTGATTTTGGATAAATATATTAGTATTGAAGGAGAATTTATCAACACGACTGTTTTACAAACAAAATCTACCAACACACCTGTTATTATTCTTGAAAAAAACATAGACGAATCTATAATATATAATAGCTACAATTACATAAAAAATATAAGCGTACAAGGACCAAATTACCAAAATAGTTTCGTAGAAAATAAAGCAACAACCACCACGAACAATGTGGGAATTTTAATCAATGGGCTTCGTACAAGGATTGAAGATGTACAAATAGAAGGTTTTTCTAACAGCGGGATTGAAGTTAATGGATCTTATTACACTTTTATATCAAGAGTATTCTTAAAAAATAATGCAATTGGCCTGTTAATTACAAATACCTCAACAAGTGTTTACCTCACACAAAGCGAATTAAGATTTAATTCTATTGGTGTTATGATTAATAATAATTCATATTCTAATTTTATTAATAATAATATGATTGAGTCTAATGTTGCAACCTATTACAAAGATGATACATCCACTAACCAATCAAATATCAACAGTAGAGGGCGAGGAATAGTTCTTAAAAATGCGTTGACCAACTTTATCAACAACAATTATCTTGAAAATCACTTCGTGAATTTCACTTTAGACAGCGCCAGTAAAAATATCATCACCAATAATTTTTATGCCATTGGTAATATGACGGTTCTTCCTGATAAGAATCAAATTTTTATGCAAATGATTGGAAATTCAACCGAAAATACACTTTCTAACAATGCTTATCTAACTACCGAACCTCATCTAGAAGCTAATAAAATCATTATCGACAACCGAGATTATTCTTCCAATAAAATTGATGTCGGAAAAGACAATGAGAAAATTAAATCTTTGATGAAAAAAAGCATTTCAAATGAAAAAAACAGACCAATAATTGATTAG
- a CDS encoding glycosyltransferase family 4 protein, with product MMSNRLFYVAQYFTPEPYLKDIDFIKSLKEKGWDPVVITGLPNYPKGEIYSGYKNSLFQVETLDGIKVIRTFTYADHSLNVFKRILNYLCFGIFASYAIFKFGKKESFYYILQSSPFVVFVAWTVKLFKRKSKTLLDIQDVFPENIRVSGVVKFGWIIKILDVLLNNFYYRFFDCFVTVSNSFNKIVESKGISKTKILTLYNWSMVEKNPEVDYENYQFSGDSYNIVYAGNIGVHQGLSLLTEAYQMVEEKFPKIKFHFFGDGTDFEILKTKLKTQNINNVELHGRVSSNEISKYLNAADCLFLHLISDPIYKSIIPSKLQAYIEVGKPVLGGVEGEAAELISANRLGEVFESENNIAMLTAIQKLYNMDELMVKNIEEQSKLLYAQEFSRAAGASKIHDFLKQNVIN from the coding sequence ATGATGAGTAATAGACTCTTTTATGTAGCGCAATACTTCACGCCAGAACCTTATCTTAAAGATATTGATTTTATAAAATCGTTGAAAGAGAAAGGTTGGGATCCCGTTGTGATAACTGGTTTACCGAATTATCCCAAAGGAGAAATATATTCTGGTTATAAAAATTCATTGTTTCAGGTTGAAACTCTGGATGGGATAAAAGTAATTAGGACTTTTACCTATGCCGATCATAGTTTGAATGTTTTTAAACGGATTCTCAATTACCTTTGTTTTGGGATTTTTGCATCTTATGCCATTTTTAAATTCGGTAAAAAAGAAAGCTTTTATTATATTTTGCAGTCATCGCCATTTGTGGTTTTTGTAGCTTGGACGGTTAAATTATTCAAAAGAAAGTCTAAAACATTACTCGATATTCAGGATGTTTTTCCCGAGAATATTCGAGTTTCTGGCGTGGTTAAGTTTGGGTGGATCATCAAAATATTAGATGTTTTACTGAATAACTTTTATTATCGCTTTTTTGATTGTTTTGTAACTGTTTCTAATAGCTTTAATAAAATAGTTGAATCAAAAGGAATTTCAAAAACAAAAATCTTAACTTTATACAATTGGTCAATGGTGGAGAAAAATCCGGAGGTCGATTATGAAAATTATCAATTTTCTGGAGATTCCTACAATATTGTGTATGCTGGGAATATTGGGGTGCATCAGGGTTTATCATTATTAACTGAAGCGTACCAAATGGTAGAAGAAAAATTCCCGAAAATTAAATTTCATTTTTTCGGTGATGGGACGGATTTTGAAATTTTGAAAACCAAACTGAAAACCCAAAACATAAACAATGTAGAATTGCACGGACGAGTGTCAAGCAATGAAATTTCAAAGTATTTGAATGCAGCCGATTGTTTATTTTTACATTTGATTTCGGATCCAATTTATAAATCCATTATTCCTTCAAAACTTCAGGCTTATATTGAGGTTGGAAAACCAGTTTTAGGCGGAGTAGAAGGTGAAGCTGCAGAATTAATCAGTGCGAATAGACTGGGCGAAGTTTTTGAATCTGAAAATAATATAGCAATGTTAACAGCAATCCAAAAGCTGTACAATATGGATGAGTTAATGGTCAAGAATATAGAAGAGCAAAGCAAATTGCTTTATGCGCAAGAGTTTTCTAGAGCAGCAGGAGCGTCCAAGATTCATGATTTTTTAAAACAAAATGTAATTAACTAA
- a CDS encoding WxcM-like domain-containing protein — protein sequence MTINQLPITVGNRHEDERGIITFNNDFDASQIKRIYTLENHSTDFIRGWQGHKIEQRWFAAMKGRFEISVIVVDDFENPSKDLSIQQYILDSESLTYLHVSAGCITAIKALEEDNKLLVLADFGLGEVQDEYRFPIDYFIRD from the coding sequence ATGACAATTAACCAATTACCAATTACTGTCGGGAACCGGCACGAAGATGAAAGAGGAATTATCACGTTCAATAATGATTTTGATGCCTCGCAAATTAAAAGAATTTATACTTTAGAGAATCATTCAACGGATTTTATTCGTGGATGGCAAGGACACAAAATTGAGCAACGTTGGTTTGCAGCAATGAAAGGCCGATTTGAAATTTCGGTGATTGTTGTTGATGATTTCGAGAATCCTTCGAAAGATTTAAGCATTCAGCAGTATATTTTGGATTCAGAATCCTTAACTTATCTTCATGTTTCAGCAGGTTGCATAACGGCAATTAAGGCTTTGGAGGAGGATAATAAATTATTAGTATTAGCAGATTTTGGTTTAGGCGAAGTTCAGGATGAATACCGTTTTCCAATTGATTATTTTATTAGAGACTAG
- a CDS encoding four helix bundle protein, with the protein MRTHKDLDVWKLSIDFVTEIYALTMRFPKEEQFGLINQIRRASVSVPSNIAEGAGRKSDKEFLQFLYISLGSVQEIDTQILISLNLNYLTKSEYEILLIQLDQISKMLSGLIKSVKEKLN; encoded by the coding sequence ATGAGAACTCATAAAGATTTAGATGTTTGGAAATTGAGTATAGATTTTGTAACTGAAATTTATGCTTTAACGATGCGTTTTCCAAAAGAAGAGCAATTTGGATTGATAAATCAAATTAGAAGAGCTTCTGTATCAGTACCAAGCAATATTGCCGAAGGTGCTGGAAGAAAATCTGATAAAGAGTTTTTACAATTTTTATATATTTCTTTAGGCAGTGTTCAAGAGATTGATACGCAAATATTAATTTCTTTGAATTTAAACTATTTAACAAAATCAGAATATGAAATTTTACTCATCCAATTAGATCAAATCTCTAAAATGTTGTCGGGTTTAATAAAATCTGTTAAAGAAAAGTTGAATTAA